One region of Triticum aestivum cultivar Chinese Spring chromosome 6B, IWGSC CS RefSeq v2.1, whole genome shotgun sequence genomic DNA includes:
- the LOC123133872 gene encoding protein MEI2-like 7 encodes MQVQQHRTGRRRSREIWRRQAKAAPAEATCKPAARSPSPAFTTRPPTPRPAPEWRDPQVTTVMIRNIPNRLKPAEMMQLLDDHCARENRKEKAGDVPAAYDFLYLPMDFSLCSNLGYAFVNLTSAQAARGLHSALHGARWTVFGTNKGIDICAARIQGKRALVKHFSNSTFPCATDDFLPAVFSPPRDGAADPSVTGEATRVGTRVTPATPLPATPRAQRLAGQPVARGRRQRGVVKRSGATSCV; translated from the exons ATGCAGGTGCAGCAGCACAGGACGGGGAGGAGAAGGAGCAGGGAGATCTGGCGGCGGCAGGCGAAGGCGGCGCCAGCCGAGGCCACCTGCAAGCCGGCGGCCAGGTCACCCTCGCCGGCGTTCACGACGAGGCCGCCGACGCCGAGGCCCGCGCCGGAGTGGCGCGACCCGCAGGTCACCACCGTCATGATCCGGAACATCCCCAACAGGCTCAA GCCGGCCGAGATGATGCAGTTGCTGGACGACCACTGCGCCCGCGAGAACAGGAAGGAGAAGGCCGGCGACGTGCCCGCCGCCTACGATTTCCTCTACCTGCCGATGGATTTCAG CTTGTGCAGCAACCTGGGGTACGCGTTCGTGAACCTCACGTCGGCCCAGGCGGCGCGGGGGCTCCACTCCGCCCTGCACGGCGCCCGCTGGACGGTGTTCGGCACCAACAAGGGCATCGACATCTGCGCCGCGCGTATCCAG GGCAAGAGGGCGCTGGTGAAGCACTTCAGCAACTCCACCTTCCCGTGCGCCACCGACgacttcctccccgccgtcttctcGCCGCCGCGCGACGGCGCCGCCGACCCGTCCGTCACCGGCGAGGCCACGCGCGTCGGCACCCGCGTCACTCCCGCCACTCCTCTGCCGGCTACGCCACGGGCGCAGCGGCTGGCAGGCCAGCCCGTGGCCCGTGGGCGTCGCCAGCGCGGGGTCGTGAAGCGGAGCGGTGCAACAAGCTGCGTGTGA